The DNA region GCTCAGATGATGAGAATTCCTCAAGTCTTAGCCGGGAGGAAGGCTTGGAATGCCCAATCTGCTGGGAATCTTTCAACATTGTCGAGAACGTTCCTTACGTGTTATGGTGTGGGCACACGCTCTGTAAAAACTGCGTCCTCGGCCTTCAGATGGCCGTCTTGAATTTCCCATCTAAGCAGATCAAGATCCCCTTCCTCATTTCCTGCCCGTGGTGCCACTTATTGTCACTTCGACTTGTTTATGGTGGCAACCTGAGGTTTCCCAGGAAGAACTTCTTCCTTCTCTGGATGGTCGAGAGCTTGAATGGAGAAAGGGAGAGGTTTCTCTCTGCCTCATGTCAGGACACTCAATTGGTTTCGTCTCCAAGAAATCATTTAGCTCTTGGAAGCCAGGCAGGCGTGGGAAGCCCCAGGAGGCTTCCAACCCCGCGAAGTTCGGGACAACCCTGGCCGCACATTGAACTTGTTCCCAGCAATGTGGTGGCCCGCCAAGCTTCTTTGACGAAATCCATTgatttattcattaatttcatGTCAAAGTTCCCAATGGTTATCATATTCCTCCTTATTCTATTCTTTGCAGTTCCTGGATGTGCTCTCATCCTGGTCATCTATGTTTTGCTGACAGTTCTATTTGCAATCCCGTCATTCTTGGTGTTATACTTTGCATACCCTGTGTTAGGATGGCTGGTGAAAGAGATAACTTCTTAAGATGTCAGTGCCAGATCTGGAAGCCCGGGAAACTGCTTAATCTGACGACATTTCGGATGATCAAGATCCAGTGATCATGGTGGATTTCTCTTGACATTCTTTCCCTCTCTGCTTAGATCGTATGATGAAGTAcagaagaaaagggaaatgGATTTAGCTTTTTGCAGATGACAGTGTTTGGATTCATCTGTAAGTTTCTCTACGCTCGAAAGTCTGTCATTAAAGAATCTTGCTGGATATAATGCCACTGCTTTCTTGAATATGCTGCTCTGATCTGTTATGACACATGCTTCTTACGTCATGACAAACAGGTTGCTGCAATGTTTTTAACCATGTTCTCCCCTTAGAGAGTGTTTCCAGTTGAACTTACGTGAAATGTATAGAGCAATTCGTGATATTGATTATCTTGCAAACTGTACAAAGACCGCTTGGGTTAAACTCACTGAAACATAACTTCGACGAGTAATTACATTCCCTGTGAAGCCAGTGACATCTTAGAAGCAGAAACAAGTCCTGGGAAATTTCCCGGTTCTCCTGTACTTATTTGCCTTCTCTTTAGCCTTTAACTCCTCGTTCTTCTGTCTCTTCTGTGCCTCTGCTCGTGCTCCGCCTGCGATCTGATTGATGCTCTCCATCTCTTCCCTGAACTTCTCCATCGCTTTTGCTCTCCTTCGTGCCACCTCACTCTGCAGTTTCATTCGCGAATTTCACTATACTGATGACAACTTAGAAGgttaatcatatatatgaataacAACCAAACCTCTGTTTTATCCAACTTGGCCTtggctttctttttcttgccCTCCTCCCAGGAAGCTatggttgcattcaacttctCGTACCTGAAAATACCCCTAATGCGTTATTCCCTACTATTAAGGTTCAACGCACTCATACGataaacttgaaaataaactTCATACCGTTCTCTGATCTTCTCCATCTCTGTTGCCTCCCACACGTCTGCCTTCGTTCCTCCTCTTGAAGCTGGCCTTGAGGCAGCCTTTGGTTGGGCCTGAGAAGTTGGAGGTTTACTGGGTTTTGGGAATGAAGGTTCTGGTTTTATTGGCCTGGAAGTTACAGGAGCTGAAGGAGTGGCAGTTTTTTTAATGGATTGTGAGGGTcttggaggaggaggaggaggagggggagggggagaaGGTGGTGTTGGGATTTTAGGGCTTCTGCTATCAGATCTGTCAGCGAGATGATCGGCAAAAGTCGGGCGTCTCTGCAAGTGTGACGATGGGGGCTTAGTTTCTGGACTCCCTTGACTCCTTAGTTTAGACCCTTCACCTGTTCCCACAAAATTTTTAACCGACTGGTAGAAGCAATAAGGacccttttaaaatttttggacAGCCATCGATGGTTTTTTTATGGAAAGACTATATTGCATATCCTCGTACCGTGGTATATGACCGACATTTGATACCTGATGATCGGGACGGAGATGCACCGTGTTCTGGTGGTGGTCTCCCCTTATCCTTCCTGGACTTTGCCTTAGCCAAGGATGAGGCCTCAGGGCTTACGGTTGTTGATGATTTCTGACTGGTCGGGCCTATCGAGTCCTCAAGGGTGGCGTTGACAGCAAAAGCCGCTGCTGCTACCGCAGTTGCTTCTAATTCGTCCACTGGGCGTTGTGGCCGGCTACTGCTTCTGCTCATTTGCCTCAAGAGCTGTCTTTCAAACCAGCTCTGGCCTCTCTTTTCTGCAAAAGCACACGTACATGAAATGGATCATTACATCGCATAGAATGCATCCCAGATTGAATTTACCATATACACGGCTAATACTGGACCGCATCGAACTATATATCAGGTGCCATTTGATGCTTGATTTATCATGTCACCTAGTCCGAGCTATTGGATTAAATGTACCTCCTTTAGAGGATTGGGTTCTTTGGATTGGTATTCTTCTTTCTCTATGGCTGCTGCCCCCTTCTGCCTTTCCTTGTCTTACCCCAGAAAACTTAAACCTAAAATAggaacaataaaatatttcattaatattcAATCATGCCATCTAATATGCATTTTGATAACCCTACATGCAAGAACCTCCCACGGACTCTCATTAAATTGCGAGACACATCCTATATATGGCAACCTTGAGGTACATGAGACCTCCAATGGGAAACTCAGACTGGTTTATGAGTCCAACGGTTCGAGGGGTCTATGACAAAATGTTTGAGGAGGGTGAGTACTCGATAGACCCCCACGATGATATCAAGAACTTATCCGATTATATGTTTTCTCATacgaaaaattatttatgtcCCACCctgaatgaagaaaaacaCATACCAAAAGGTTCCGATGATTGTAATTTACCTCATCTGATTAATCAGGTCCTCCATTGTCCGTCAGCTAGCAACTGTGACAGGACCTTGAAGTTTCCCCTTCCTGAGCAAGAATTCTGCTTTCATGGCACGTCTTATATGAAGGGGGAAGAAGCCCTAGAGGATGATATA from Punica granatum isolate Tunisia-2019 chromosome 3, ASM765513v2, whole genome shotgun sequence includes:
- the LOC116199912 gene encoding uncharacterized protein LOC116199912 → MWKFTSNVISSIRLKKNSGKPSRACSECSDDENSSSLSREEGLECPICWESFNIVENVPYVLWCGHTLCKNCVLGLQMAVLNFPSKQIKIPFLISCPWCHLLSLRLVYGGNLRFPRKNFFLLWMVESLNGERERFLSASCQDTQLVSSPRNHLALGSQAGVGSPRRLPTPRSSGQPWPHIELVPSNVVARQASLTKSIDLFINFMSKFPMVIIFLLILFFAVPGCALILVIYVLLTVLFAIPSFLVLYFAYPVLGWLVKEITS
- the LOC116199882 gene encoding uncharacterized protein At3g61260-like isoform X1; translated protein: MEDLINQMRFKFSGVRQGKAEGGSSHRERRIPIQRTQSSKGEKRGQSWFERQLLRQMSRSSSRPQRPVDELEATAVAAAAFAVNATLEDSIGPTSQKSSTTVSPEASSLAKAKSRKDKGRPPPEHGASPSRSSGEGSKLRSQGSPETKPPSSHLQRRPTFADHLADRSDSRSPKIPTPPSPPPPPPPPPPRPSQSIKKTATPSAPVTSRPIKPEPSFPKPSKPPTSQAQPKAASRPASRGGTKADVWEATEMEKIRERYEKLNATIASWEEGKKKKAKAKLDKTESEVARRRAKAMEKFREEMESINQIAGGARAEAQKRQKNEELKAKEKANKYRRTGKFPRTCFCF
- the LOC116199882 gene encoding remorin-like isoform X2 codes for the protein MSRSSSRPQRPVDELEATAVAAAAFAVNATLEDSIGPTSQKSSTTVSPEASSLAKAKSRKDKGRPPPEHGASPSRSSGEGSKLRSQGSPETKPPSSHLQRRPTFADHLADRSDSRSPKIPTPPSPPPPPPPPPPRPSQSIKKTATPSAPVTSRPIKPEPSFPKPSKPPTSQAQPKAASRPASRGGTKADVWEATEMEKIRERYEKLNATIASWEEGKKKKAKAKLDKTESEVARRRAKAMEKFREEMESINQIAGGARAEAQKRQKNEELKAKEKANKYRRTGKFPRTCFCF